A single genomic interval of Malania oleifera isolate guangnan ecotype guangnan chromosome 13, ASM2987363v1, whole genome shotgun sequence harbors:
- the LOC131146592 gene encoding splicing factor-like protein 1 — translation MESFDSIPNPATETLDSQSLYWSASQIPIQSSADALVSSDQNPLPPSETLISPHQLPSKTLASVEGNPLPPSETLDFCNQNPSNTLVPGGNPELPSLAMVTDTGGVADSVGNAQENGDHGSQQKENYHLDAALRPPELVKPLVSENGVTNTHSGTDKDGSGGEDETTSRRRRRSRWDPPADSNNQGGDTGGTRKRKSRWADDEPKPVIQLPDFMGGIDFDPEIQQLNSRLLEISRMLQSGMPLDDRPEGARSPSPEPIYDNMGIRINTREYRARERLNKERQELISQIIKKNPTFKPPPDYRPPKLHKKLFIPMKEYPGYNFIGLIIGPRGNTQKRMEKETGAKIVIRGKGSVKEGRLQQKRDLKPDPSENEDLHVLVEADTQDSLDAAAGMVEKLLQPVDEVLNEHKRQQLRELAALNGTIRDEEYCRLCGEPGHRQYACPSRTTTFKSDVLCKICGDGGHPTIDCPVKGTTGKKMDDEYKNFLAELGGTLPESVTKQSSTLPILGSGSSGTNPPWASGNSSGGLGSISQVGLGANGVKPVKEIDDTNLYIGYLPPTLDDDGLIQLFSPFGDIVMAKVIKDRVSGLSKGYGFVKYSDVQQANNAISKMNGHRLEGRTIAVRVAGKPPQPAVPPGPPASTMTSYPPSQPACPYPSQQYTAGGPLGTAPPGGYASAPVPWGPPVPPPYAPYPPPPPGSSMYTPVQGQPVPPFGMQYPPSMPSVPSGAPTQTVSSGEAQQSFPPGVLSENSASVQHVPANIYGSSMALMPPNAQPTYATSSLGYPCYYSLAPPPPPPVPSSGIDHSQSMGNVPWASNPPVPPPVSTAEKATYGTDTEYEKFMAEMK, via the coding sequence ATGGAGTCTTTCGACTCAATCCCTAATCCGGCGACCGAAACCTTGGATTCTCAATCCCTTTATTGGTCGGCCTCGCAGATCCCAATTCAAAGCTCAGCTGATGCTCTGGTTTCATCAGATCAGAATCCACTGCCTCCTTCGGAAACCCTAATTTCACCTCATCAACTTCCatccaaaaccctagcttctgTTGAAGGGAACCCACTGCCGCCATCGGAAACCCTAGATTTCTGTAACCAAAACCCATCAAATACCCTAGTTCCCGGTGGAAACCCCGAACTTCCTTCGCTAGCTATGGTTACCGATACCGGAGGCGTGGCTGATTCTGTGGGTAATGCCCAGGAGAATGGAGATCATGGAAGCCAGCAAAAGGAGAACTATCATTTGGATGCGGCCCTGAGGCCGCCCGAACTTGTGAAACCATTGGTGTCGGAAAATGGTGTTACCAATACTCACAGTGGTACCGACAAGGATGGCTCTGGAGGGGAGGATGAGACGACCAGTAGGCGCAGGCGGCGTAGCCGTTGGGACCCGCCAGCAGACTCAAACAACCAAGGTGGTGACACTGGTGGTACAAGGAAGAGGAAATCGCGGTGGGCTGATGATGAACCCAAGCCAGTGATACAGTTACCTGATTTCATGGGAGGTATTGATTTTGACCCTGAGATTCAACAACTTAACAGTAGGCTTCTTGAGATTAGTAGAATGTTACAATCGGGTATGCCCTTGGATGATAGACCTGAAGGTGCTCGATCGCCTTCTCCTGAACCTATTTATGATAACATGGGAATCAGGATAAACACTAGGGAGTATCGTGCCCGTGAAAGATTGAATAAAGAGAGGCAAGAACTTATATCACAGATAATAAAAAAGAACCCGACTTTCAAGCCTCCACCAGATTATAGGCCGCCAAAGCTTCATAAGAAGCTTTTTATTCCAATGAAAGAATACCCAGGGTACAATTTTATTGGTCTCATAATTGGGCCGAGGGGCAATACCCAAAAGAGAATGGAGAAAGAGACTGGTGCTAAAATTGTGATTCGGGGCAAGGGCTCAGTGAAAGAAGGGCGGTTGCAGCAGAAAAGGGATTTGAAGCCAGATCCTTCTGAGAATGAGGATTTGCATGTTTTGGTAGAGGCAGATACACAGGATTCTCTTGATGCGGCTGCAGGGATGGTGGAGAAGCTCTTGCAGCCTGTTGATGAAGTCTTGAATGAGCATAAGAGGCAACAACTTAGGGAACTTGCAGCCTTGAATGGAACTATTAGGGATGAAGAATATTGTAGGTTATGTGGTGAACCAGGGCATCGCCAGTATGCGTGCCCTTCTCGGACTACAACTTTTAAGAGTGATGTTCTTTGTAAAATATGTGGTGATGGTGGGCACCCAACAATTGATTGTCCAGTGAAGGGGACAACGGGAAAAAAGATGGATGATGAATATAAGAACTTTTTGGCAGAATTAGGAGGCACATTACCAGAGTCAGTGACCAAACAAAGTTCTACGTTGCCAATTCTTGGTTCAGGCAGTTCAGGAACTAATCCTCCATGGGCCAGTGGTAACAGTTCTGGAGGTCTTGGGAGTATTTCACAAGTGGGCTTGGGTGCAAATGGAGTTAAGCCTGTAAAAGAAATTGATGATACAAATTTGTACATTGGGTATTTGCCACCTACACTTGATGATGATGGTTTGATCCAATTGTTTTCACCTTTTGGTGATATTGTCATGGCAAAGGTTATTAAAGACCGGGTAAGTGGATTGAGCAAAGGTTATGGTTTTGTGAAGTATTCTGATGTTCAGCAGGCTAATAATGCAATTTCTAAAATGAACGGTCATCGTCTAGAAGGGCGAACAATTGCTGTCAGAGTTGCAGGTAAACCTCCTCAGCCTGCTGTGCCTCCAGGACCTCCAGCATCAACTATGACATCTTACCCTCCTTCTCAGCCTGCTTGCCCCTACCCATCCCAGCAGTACACAGCTGGTGGGCCCCTTGGCACTGCACCTCCTGGGGGCTATGCCAGTGCTCCTGTTCCATGGGGACCTCCTGTACCGCCTCCTTATGCTCCTTACCCTCCTCCACCTCCTGGGTCAAGCATGTACACTCCTGTCCAGGGTCAGCCTGTCCCTCCATTTGGAATGCAATATCCACCATCGATGCCGTCAGTTCCTTCTGGTGCCCCAACTCAAACTGTATCTTCTGGTGAAGCACAACAAAGTTTCCCACCTGGAGTACTGTCCGAAAATAGTGCATCTGTTCAACATGTACCTGCAAATATATACGGGAGCTCAATGGCTCTGATGCCTCCAAATGCTCAACCTACATATGCAACATCTTCATTAGGTTATCCATGTTACTACAGCCTAGCTCCTCCCCCTCCTCCACCTGTACCCTCCTCGGGAATTGACCATTCACAGAGCATGGGAAATGTGCCATGGGCATCAAATCCTCCGGTACCTCCACCTGTCTCAACTGCTGAAAAGGCAACCTATGGTACTGATACAGAGTATGAAAAGTTCATGGCAGAGATGAAATGA